GGGCATTAATGGTAGTGAGACAATGACAACAGAATGGTGTAAGGAAATCTTTTGAGCAAACGCACACTCATTGATACTTGGTGCCAGGGACTGTGTTATCATAACACTCCAGACTTGGCAAACGGCATCGAGAATATTTCTTCACATGTGAAAAGAgccagacagaaaacaaaaaggtgttGAAAAGTTGAACATGACTAAAGAAACATATTGAGCATTAAATTCAAAGGAGTATCCTGACGTTAAAATGGATATAAGAGACGGACCAAGATAAAATTCCTGGCAAAAAGGACAAAGCAACTAATCTATATAATGAAGCACTTATTAGCATTTATTATCCTCGTGTGTGTCACCCTATCCCAATGACATGATTTAAAACAAAGGAACCAAAACAACACCACTCCTGGTATTTTGACATGGGGACATGAGTGGtgtgaaaacactgagctgcctataaaatatttttcaaaattaaaatttttaatcAAGAAGCAACATGCATGTGCAACGAATCGGGGCGTGCCGGTCTTGGGGGAAGTAATTTATTTCGCCGCTCCTGGCGTGACGCTGAGGAGCCGCGTGATCGATACATCTTCACAGAtcattgtaaaatgtttgaTCGGTTTTCTGGATCACTTTAAGTCTGTGCTACGTGCCATCTCTGCGGGGCTGAAGGGGAGATTAATAAGGTGGGGGGAAGAAGGGAGGTGTTGTCTGTTCCTGGGCTCTGGAGTGACACTCGGAGCTGGATCTACTTTACACCCCATTACACTGGCAGGCCCAGAGATGGAGGGCGGGAAACACAGCAGCCCAGACAACACTAGGCATTCCACACGCAGCCTAATAACAGGCTTGGTTATGGTGCAGACTTTGATCTACTCACAGGGACTGAAATTACACAAAAACCACACGCCCCATTCAACACAGCTACCTGGAATCTATGTCATACTGAAGTGCTGTGATGGTTGGGCTAGCACTCATATATTGGGAAAAGGTGTATTGTGCAGTCTGTCAGTTCAACTTTTAATGCACACAATTTGCTGTATGCATGAATGTATTTtaggatttctttttaaaatacactttagtTCTCCGCAACTGCCTTATCAACCTGTAGACCTTTCATATAGCAGTAGTTAAAGCTGTAGTTGTCTTTTTTAGCAACCTTTTCACAGTAAGAAAATCATGGGTGTAATTAGCAAAAATGACTGGATTCAAGTTCCAGGACAATGGCACTGGATTTTCTCACAGCACACGCTATGATGTGTCATAATAGCAAAagcacagtttaataatatGAATGATGGCTCAGTTCTCTTGAAGCCTCCCATTAAGCCATGACAGCTAAATGGGACAGCGAGTCTGAGCGTGCAAACCAGGATGTTGGACTTGACGCATGAATACATGTATTATTTACATCTGTGCATTTCCCAAATCAAACCACTGTTAATGCTATTATACTTAAGCCAACTCAATTATCCAGTTCATCATGGAATTCGATAAATGTGCTTCTTTCATTGCATGTTTAGACTGCAAGCTTGAAGCTTTGCAGTAAAGCTGGGGTTGTGTTTCCTTTGAGCTGCACAAAGGCAAATGGGCGCTGATGTCACTGAGGTAGGTTTGCATTGCTCttggttgtttttaaatgtgaaatatgttttcttGTAGTCTACGTTTCACACCCACCCTGTGACAGGAGATGAATCAACCCATCAACTTGCTTGAATTGACACAGAGGACTGAGATCTAGGAGGTGTTCATGACAGTTCCTCTACATGTAACTGTGTTACCCTGACCCTCGTAAGCAATGTGTAAGCACATATAATCATCTTCTTCATTTTACTGATCATTCTAATAGTGTTTCTATACAACAGACATTTTGTCTGATTGTAGCGTGTATTGTACATATATATCTAATAACATTAATGAGGGTTTAGGTTCATTAGGCGTCCCAGTCAGCAATAAGGTACCATGCACAATCCTGTGTCCCTGAACGGGTTCATCTAAATATACTTGTGCCTGGGCTTGTACTGCtatgacatgtcaaaatgtggGCCATTAAAAAAGGTCTCTTAGTACATGTAGTTCCTGTAAGCTTAGCTCCACTTTACTTTAAGCCCAATACATATCCAATTCATTCATTGAAGTCATGATAAGTAAAAACATTACAACCTGACTATTTGAGTTGCTAATGCTTAATGGGCAACCATGACATTAGTGAGGCAAATGTTATTAAAGCCTTTATAAATGTATTGtccaaaaacatgaaaattaagatcaattgtttctttaaatgaGTTAGAAGTGATTGTGAATGATGACACCATTTGCTCCCCTCTCAGGAGGGCTATAGCTCACTTCTTAAACAGAGACTCTTGGATGCTCTCAGACCATCTCCGGTAACTCTAGATGGCCACATGATCACATTACCTTCCCATCCTCTGTCGCCTATAGCACAACAGGCTTCTACTATAAGGAAGTGTTCGAGTGTGTCAGTTTATCACACCCGTTCTTCCTGCGGCAACCGCTTCCACAACCAACAGATACTGTGTCCTGTGTCTGGGTCGCTGTATCTGTAGCCTTCTCCATTTCAGCACAGCCTAATTTCTCCACCCACCCACTATTGTCATGTTGTTACCTCagaaaacatcatcatattGCAACACAATGTGTAAGATAGACAAGAGAATCATTTCTAACAAGACCGCAGCCTAGTGTACACTGTGTGCATCATCATACAAGTCTATATTGTTGAGCAGCCACAGTTCTTTTTCAGTAGTTTTTCCCAAATGTTggctggcaagaaaaagtttaaCACCTACACAATTATGTTAATTttgttaattaatatttattcagtGGCTGTGGATGTAATAATGTGAAATCTTCACACAAATTTCAACATccaaaaaaagacatgaaaaaataaaataatcaaaaaccTGAATACTGTATGTCGCTTTTTTCATAGCACAGAGCTGTTCCTTCTTCAATAAATCACTTCAGTCCCCACAGATTAGGAAAGACTTCAAGCCTTTAACTGAACACCCCCTGCCTAGGCTGACAACAAAAGCAACTTCACATGATGTACAACAGTGGATTTTCTTCTCAATTATTCGCTCAAGGTACATTATTCCAGCTCTTGTATTTTTCAGTGAGTCAGTTTAAGTGGTAGGAGTCACTTCCTAAACTTTCTGAGCAGGAAGTGGAGGATAATGGTGCTAATTATCCCTGTCACTATGTTTAAAAAGGCTAAGAGAATAGAGTTGTCAGCAAAGGGAACACCTCCTATTTTCAAGTCAAAGGGTTTTCCTTGGCAACTCAAGCTAAATatacacatttcacacaatTACAGGTGTGTAGAAGCTAGAAAATAGCTAAAACCTCACATTTGACCCACATAATACCTAGAGCAAAGCTGTTAACTGAAACCTCTGAATCATGAAATTAATTAAGGCGGGATAAAAACACTGCCAAGCACCACTGAATAATGGAAAAACAAGGCGCTGTAAGTAAGAAGTAAATGAATTAAGTGACTGCTGCTAAGAAGAGCCCCTGCTGTGCTAATAAACCTTTTacaaaagatgaagatggaTTAGAAGACTTTCAGTATCTATTTGTGTATATTAAATAGTATcagtattttcaaaatgtatatatatatatatatatatatatatatatatatatatatatatatatatatatatatatatatatatatatatatatatatatttgaaaaatatatgTTGCTATGCAAAGGATCAACCTGACTGTTTGTCATCTGTTGCCCATTACAGTACATAGTAACCATCTTACCTCATAGGACCTCATGCAACACATTGATGCAGGAAGCGTAGCATTGCTGTCATCTATCACTtgcagcagctcctcacacacattcagcgGCAGCACCACAGGATGTCCTATGGCATTGACCTCCCAACTAGTTATgatgctgaaaacacacatacacggaGAAGGAGTGATTTATAGTGACTGCCACAGCATTATACAACCCAAGATGATTCCCAGAATAGCTGCTGTAAATCCCACGTTGAAGCATTCAAACCTGCCATTTTAATTAAGTCGTTCTAAAGTGTAAACTGAACTGGATAACTAGGGATACATAAAAGTGGATTGATGGTGAGTTATGTGTGGCATTAATCACTGTAAATgatggtgtatgtgtgtgtgtctgtgtgtggtgggtGGGGGGAATAAAAAGAAGAGGGAACTGAAAGGAGAAACGGAAGAGTGATTGAGAGAAGAAAGATTGATGCTCTGTCAGCGTTTGGTGCTGATCCAGTTTGTTTGGGTGACATTTAGCCATCTGTGCAGTTCCTGAGAAGGAAAAGTCTTCTCAAAGTTCTGGCAGTTCTGCTaaagataacacacacaaaaaaaaaaacacgactGCTACTACTTCATACGTACAAAGACTTGCTATTAGCCACTCAACAACTAGGTTCTTTACCAGGTGAAGCTGTTTATTTGGCAATATCGAATCAAGTTGTGATTTCTACATAGTGGCCCAAACCCGTCTAAATCATAATGCGATGTGCATGGTTATGCAGTTAATGTCATATAAAGCAGCATTTGATTGCTTGTATATCAGAATCAGTTCTATGGAAAACAAGTTGCCCATATAATTTCCATTAGGCTCAATTTCCATATGTATGAGACCTTCTGTTGCCCATTGTATCGGACTGTGATGGTGCCTGCGACTTTCACTCAACTCATAATCAAGTCACTGCCATTAGTGACAAGGGTAATCCACTTAGGCACTGGCTCACTGATTCTCCAGCCAATTATTGGCCGTTGTAACAACACATACTGCAACCTCTGGCTGCAGTCGACTGTAACTGACTGTATCCCGAATAAGAGGGCTGTCAGCCTGGGAATTCAGCTCCCCAGgcagaacatttaatttaaaaacgtCAGAGATGAGTGATGAAGGATGAATGGTAAATTATGTAGGGGAAATGGGAGTGTGAGTAACACCAGCGTTCAACTATgtgaaaaaatgttaaaaaaataaaaacaaataaattaataaattgaaaacaaggttaaatgttaaaaaggtAAAGTCAATTTTGTGACTGACCAGGAATCTTTTATTAGACAAGTAAAGAATTCACCATTACTCCTGCTCAGCACATATTTTTGTAAAGATCCttacatttttttaactaattttctgtggttttattctgGAGAGcacataaattaattaaaaaatgtcttctttctcttcattaaAGATTTTCTCTGCTCCaggctaaaaaaaaatcttccagATGATGTTGAGATGATGACTGACGATGTTATCTGGAAGGACTTTTCAGCTCAGATTGGGCCACCTGGTGACCTGGTACCGAGGATGTAGGTTACCTGCTTCTCTACTAGCAGATAGACATTTTAATACAGAGTAAACTAAAggaaattgtattcatttctgGCAATAGGTGATATTACCTCTGCAGTGTAAAAAAACTGATACAGTCACTGAAACTCAGTGGTAACTCAGGCATTCAGGATTGACAACAACAGCGGCTCTCCAGACAAAAACTGCTGTAATAGCTTGTTTTACAGTGCCGATATCCCTCTTGTTAACCAGCACGCACCTAAATGAAACAGTTTTCTCACACATCACTCAGCTCTTACAGTTAACCATCTACTTTAAATGCACTTTTACTGCTTTGACTGAGAAGACAGGATTTCTCCTTTCATGCGAGTTTTGTGCCTAATTACCTTTTCTCTGTCAGTCAGCCGGTGGGCTTGTCAAAATGGTAGAAACAACAACACTTGCCTGTTCTGCCTTCACTCTACACGGCTgcagggaagaggaagaggaggaggggggtaggagaagaggtggtggtgggaAAAAATGCTGAGTGCTCATTCACTTGAAAATAATGAGGGTGGATGGGTCTTCCAGTGGGGTGCTGCTATACTGAACATGGAGACCACATGCAGCACATCCACCTACACCTCTCTAATGCATCACAGCAAGGTACACAGAGCCTCGCTCCAGTCAAAACAACATCTCCTGTGTGTGCAACAAACACGAGCGTGGCTTATGCAACTGACAACTTTGTGAGGATAAACACCTTTGATGACAATTAAGTCTGAGCATGGACCCTTAGCGCAAAGGGTTCTATTAAGACCTGAAATCTGTTCAGCAACAAAGCAATCTTTCATCCCTTGCAGCGAGCCAAGACAGGCAGTGATTGAAAGGGTGCGTAGGAAAAGATGAAAGGATACgataaagaagaggaaaacaaagattGCGGCGGGGTGGGGAGGGAGAGCAGCGGAGAATCGAGTTATGTGTCTTCACTTACTCTCTCTGCTGGGTGCCCGTGTTGGAGCAGGTGACGTAGAGGAGTTTCAGGGCTCTGGCAGCTGACGGACTGTGAAGCGCGGCGGAGCTGTTAGACCTCTCATCCCCGACACACGTCTCTGGGACGGAGGCAATGATGGAATCGCTGTTCAGCAACCAGAGCTGCGGGAGCAGAGGCCAGGTCACATACCACTTGAGATACACATGGTCCACGTGACATGGACATCAAATCACAATCCATCACATATTATAGTTTTTACTGGCCCTTACGTTCTGCTTGCGCAAACTCAACATGTCACCCACTTCTGAttataaattcatttttcatcacaTATTTGTGGACCACTCTGGTCTATAGAGGTAAAgttaaagatctttttttttattattgctatCCTGAGTGAGTTTGAAGTTTGCCAAGAACACAAGCTGCATGAAATATTCACGCCAGTGGTCAATCTCAAACATGCATATCAGCACAGAATTTCAActtcagttaaattaaaaaaatcaccaCTAGAATGTATAGGCATATTAATCAAACACTAAAGCCCATAAACTCAAAGTCAAACCTTCTGTAATTTATCtgcaaacattttcttattttcttattactTATGAAATGGACAATTTTGGTACAATCGGTTTTTATTGTGGTGATTTTACAAAGAGCCACTTGTAGCTGATTTAAAGAAGCTGAAACCACATTCCTCTCTCCTTTGTGTCAAACAACCGAGCTCTCTATTTTTGGTAACATGTCAAATCCTTCTCTGGTTGTGTCGATGAGTTCTTACCAATAAGAAAGCTTTTCCATCAGGAGTCTGGACAGAGAAGTGGAAGGTGCTCAGTGATTTGGACAGCCTCAACAGCCTGGCTGCTACCACCCTCTCCAAGAAGCGAGATCTGTCCAAAACAGACAACGTGCATCCATTTGCATATTCAGTCTTCATGGGGCATATTAACTGTGAGTCTAAGATAGATTTCTGGAATATGTGTTATTTCTATGGTCACGTGTATTTTGAAATGTTCACCTCGCTTCGAATAACCCAGCTACAGATTATGTGAAGTAGTTTTTTGAAAGcggtggggaaaaaaaacaaacaaacagtgagacACTTTGGCTTGTGCGTAATCTGTGAAATTATTCAAACTTGCACAGTGGGAGATGTggttattaaaatgtttaattcataaCTAAAATTGTTACagtgaaattgttttttaaaatgcttcgACGCTGTGCTGATATGCGTCATTTCCCAAAGTTTCAGCAAAATCTAATCAGTGCAGTCACGGATGTTGGGTGAGACTTACATACAAATGAACTAAACTGATTTGTAGTGCGATCTTATTGTGAGGGCCAAAAATAATAAGTCACAATGATTAACCCAGAAAAGACtgtgtgaatttattttctctcttggATCTCCTGCACATAGCAGCCACTTTCTATTTCCCTATGAAACAGCTTGGTTTTAACAGCTACAGTTTTCTAATTATCACCACTAGAAGCTTGGATAAAAACCTGCCTGTTATGTGAAGCTTCTGGCTTTCTGTCTCCCACTGCGGGCTCCACCACCACCTGTGTGATGTACAGTTTCACGGTCTCTGTAAGATATGACAGAGAAAGGCTTGTAAGCATGGCTGAAAAAAAAGTATGCGAACCTcttggaatttaatggttttctgcaataatttgtcataaaatgtgatctgatcttcatttaagtctaagagtattaacaaatattatgtgcctaaaataataacaccaaataaATTCTGATGTTTCATGCCTTTATTTAAGTATGTGAAACCTCActgctccacacaagaagaatgtgcttatgcCATGCCTCAACaaaaccagtaattaattcacataccttttccatTATTACCAcgtatgaggtttttatggttgttctcaataaagacacgaaagatcagaaataggtacattatatttgttaatactcttgatactcagatgaagatcagatcacattttatgagagtaatgcagaaaaccatgaaatcccatttttcttgccactgtatgctTATTTATGAAAATCTGTTAGACTGATGTATACCTGGGGCAACTGCTTCTCCCAGCACTGAAGAACAGCTCTTACAGGAGAGAAGTGCCAGTCGGCGGCAGGGTTTCTGCACATCACAGGGGTAAAAAGCAGACATCAATCACAACCACAATACACCCATCTTGAACTTGGCTGTTGTAAAACCGCAATCAATAGCCACTATAACCAAGATGGAAGGCATAAAGAGAGATATACAGTATACCGCAGGCAAATTGTCATTTGTTCTTCGGCTCGTTCTCTATGCCTCTCTTTCAATTTTTCTCCGTTTCAGTCATGCAAAGAGTGCTGCTCGTGCACTGAATGACTAATAGAAAAACAGGGAGATCACTCCTTGTCTACAGACAGCTGGAGTTTGACTTCACTTATTCTGCCATCTGAGGACTGGGTGTCTGTGTTGGCGAGTATACTGAATGATTCTGTGCAAACGTCTTAGACCATCAAACAATTATGTGTTTGTGACAAAAACAGTAGTGGAAGACCTGATCAaaatctgatgagaagtttctcAGAGTTTCTTTGAGAGAACAGTAGAGGACCAGCAAGGACCCAGCTCAGCATCTGTCAGCTTCATCTGGATTAGTTGATCCCTCTATAGTCTGACAAAACTTCATCAGAAATGGTCTTTGTGGAAGGAGAGCAGCTAAGACACCACTGCTTGTGTTTTAGTTGTTcaataaatgcaaatataaatgaCCATTTTAGCACTTCTACAAAAGCAAGTCTGATGGTGGCCTAAGCcttttatacaaaataataatataatatataataaatacatttttgttataTTAAAAGGTTTTTGGGCATATAGTGctgttaatttatttctcaCTGTAGCTAGTAGACAGgtgttttactttcactttattCATACTATCTTTATTTACAGACTCTAAAATGGTTGTGTTGGTGCTAAAACATACTATTGTTCCTCACCTTTGGATCTTGACTGTCCTCACTGCCAACAGGACTCACTTCCTCTCTAATAGTCTGTTTACAGCTGTCATCTTTGTCAAGGAGAAGGAAGGTGTCACCCACTAAACAATCCTCTGCTCTGGGCAGCAACTTCTTGTTAGCGAATGGATCGGGGTGGCAACACCAGTCGTCCACAATGGCGTTCCAGTTGCCATTAGGGAGTGGAAGAACTCGTTTAAACGTTctgaagaggaaggaagacaaAATGCAATCATTGCCCAGTGCTATTTTGAAATTGTATAATTGGTTCTTGCTACAGTGAGAGCCGTTATCGCTCAATAAACACAGAGCTATATGAGCACCAGAGACGATCAGAATATAAGAGAGGGATTTCAGacatacagttgcaagaaaaaactttgtgaaccttttggaatttcatggttttctgcattaatttgtcataaaatgtgctccgatcttcatctaactcacaacaatacaaaaacacagtctgctgaaaataatagtacacaaatattatatgttttcatgtttttattaaacataacatgtaaacattgacATTGCAGGGTggggaaaaagtatgtgaacccctagcctaatgacttctccaagagctaattggagccaggattgagccaaccttgagtccaatcagtgtgatgatattggatgtgttgctgaaagctgtcctgccctttaaaaacacacagtcttgagtttactgttgcagcactgttgctaggCGTgtccctaggcgtggtcgtactttaaagatga
This genomic stretch from Anabas testudineus chromosome 16, fAnaTes1.2, whole genome shotgun sequence harbors:
- the ube3d gene encoding E3 ubiquitin-protein ligase E3D, yielding MSSETHGVGVFLELRKRLQSGLLIVGKEVARSPADVVVTGGDSSLQIRTPRGDLTLSLPAGVTLEQGSCIPTPAGDSCVEELHYRLRISVAQSSNEETSDSVMETLRAKETYCFYCQGCMTRLLEDRTFKRVLPLPNGNWNAIVDDWCCHPDPFANKKLLPRAEDCLVGDTFLLLDKDDSCKQTIREEVSPVGSEDSQDPKKPCRRLALLSCKSCSSVLGEAVAPETVKLYITQVVVEPAVGDRKPEASHNRSRFLERVVAARLLRLSKSLSTFHFSVQTPDGKAFLLLWLLNSDSIIASVPETCVGDERSNSSAALHSPSAARALKLLYVTCSNTGTQQRDIITSWEVNAIGHPVVLPLNVCEELLQVIDDSNATLPASMCCMRSYEVAYLRL